The DNA window CTCCCGTATAAGCTCATCGGAAATCACCGTGTAACCGCAGCGTGTTCCCGTGAAGCTGGCCAGCTTTGACAGGGAACAGAATTCGATTGCGCACGTTTTGGCACCCTCGATCTCAAAAATACTTCTCGGAAGATCCGGTTCCAGGATAAATGACTCATAAGCGGCGTCAAAAAGAATTACCGCCCCCTGTTCATTTGCAAAATCCACCCATTCTTTGAGCTGTTCTCTATTATACACGGCGCCGGTGGGATTGTTCGGCGAACAGAGATAAATCAGATCGGCCTTCCGCCCTTTTTCAGGCAGGGGAAGAAACCCGTTGCCCACATTGGCATCCAGGTACTCAATATTTCTTCCCGCCATCACGTTCGTATCCATATAGACCGGATACACCGGGTCCGGAATTAAAACCGTATTATCCTCATCGAAGAGATCCAGAATATTTCCCAGATCGCTTTTAGCCCCGTCGCTGATAAAAACATCATCCGCTCCGATTTTCACGCCAAAGCCGCCATAATAATCCCGGATGGTATTCCTGAGGAAATCGTATCCCTGTTCCGGGCCGTAGCCGTGAAATGTCTCTGCATTCCCCTGCTCCATTGCCGCCC is part of the [Clostridium] symbiosum genome and encodes:
- a CDS encoding LL-diaminopimelate aminotransferase, producing the protein MKLNANYRNLAESYLFSTIAGKVKDYTASHPGAEIIRMGIGDVTLPICEKAAEAFSRAAMEQGNAETFHGYGPEQGYDFLRNTIRDYYGGFGVKIGADDVFISDGAKSDLGNILDLFDEDNTVLIPDPVYPVYMDTNVMAGRNIEYLDANVGNGFLPLPEKGRKADLIYLCSPNNPTGAVYNREQLKEWVDFANEQGAVILFDAAYESFILEPDLPRSIFEIEGAKTCAIEFCSLSKLASFTGTRCGYTVISDELIREGMSIRKMWLRRQTTKFNGVSYPVQRAAEAAFSPEGLEECRKHLDVYQENAGVITQTLTELGIWYVGGKNSPYIWLQCPNGMKSWDFFDELLDKAHVVGTPGSGFGKNGEGFFRLSAFGTLENTREAMARLKRMWR